The sequence below is a genomic window from Kitasatospora kifunensis.
CGGCTGGAGCAGGCCGGCGTCTCCTGGCGGATCTACCAGGACGTGGGCAACGGCCTGGACGCGAACGGCGGCTGGGGCTGGATAGAGGATGCCTACCGGGGCAACTACGGCGACAACTCGTTGCTCTACTTCAACCAGTACCGCACCGCCAAGCCGGGCGAGCCGCTCTACGACAAGGCCAGGACCGGCACCAACGCCCAGGGCGGCGACGGCCTCTTCGACCACCTGCGGGCCGACGTGACGGGCGGCAAGCTCCCCCAGGTCTCCTGGATCGTGGCACCCGAGGCGTTCACCGAGCACCCGAACTGGCCGGCGAACTACGGCGCCTGGTACGTCTCCCAGGTGCTGGACGCGCTGACGGCGGACCCCGAGGTGTGGAGCCGGACCGCGCTGTTCATCACCTACGACGAGAACGACGGCTTCTTCGACCACGTGGTGCCGCCGTACCCGCCGGCCGGCCAGGCCCAGGGGCAGTCCACCGTCGACACCACCGGGGAGCTCTTCACCCCCGCCGCGGGCGACACCAGTGCCGCCGGCCCGTACGGCCTGGGGCAGCGGGTCCCGATGCTGGTCGTCTCGCCCTGGAGCAAGGGCGGTTCGGTCTGCTCGCAGACCTTCGACCACACCTCGATCATCCAGTTCATCGAGCGGCGCTTCGGGGTGCACGAGCCGAACATCTCGCCCTGGCGCCGCGCCGTCTGCGGCGACCTGACCTCGGCCTTCGACTTCCGCCACCCCGATGCGCTGGTCCCCGGCCTGCCGGACACCAGCGGCTACCTGCCGCCGGACGACAACCGGCACCCCGACTACAAGCCGGTGCCACCCGCCGACCCGCAACTGCCCAAGCAGGAGCGCGGGCTGCGCCCCGCCCGGGCGCTGCCGTACAACCTGAGCGCCGACGGGCAGGTCGGCGGCGACGGTCGGCTGCGGATCGACTTCGCCAGCCACGGCAACGCCGGCGCCCACTTCCTGGTGACCTCCGGGACCCGGGCCGACGGGCCGTGGAGCTACACCGTCGAAGCCGGGCGGGAGCTGTCGGCCCACTGGAGCCTGCCGACGGACGGCCAGGACGGCTACGACTTCACCGTGCACGGCCCCAACGGCTTCCAGCGCCGCCTCACCGGCCACCTCGGCGGCCCGAGCGTGACGGTGACGGCCGGCCAGGACGGGAGCAGCGGGCGACTGCGGCTGACCATGACCAACGACGGCAACAGCACCGTCCGACTCTCCGTCACGGACTGCTACGGCAAGGAGCAGCCCGCCCAGTACCGGCTGCGTCCGGGCGCCCGCGCCGTGCACCAGGCCCACACCGACCAGAGCCACGGCTGGTACGACCTCGACATCACCGCCGACCAGGACCCGGCCTTCCGGCGCCGCCTGGCCGGGCACCTGGAGACGGGAGCGCCGAGCACCAGCGACCCGGCGATCGCGACGGACTGAGGCAGGCGACAGCGGCGGCCGTCCCCCTACCGGCGGACCCGTGGCGGACCCGTGGCGGACCCGCTCAGGTGGCGTGGATGTCGGTCTCGGCGTGGGCGAAGGCGTCCGCGACGGGCGAGTGGTAGGCGGCCGCCAGGCGGAGCACGCGGCAGGTCTCGGTCTCGAAGTCGAGGTCCGCGAAGCTGCCCGCCACCTCGGCCGCCGGGCCTCCCGCCGGGACCTGGCCGGCCAGCCGCTGTGCGCAGGTGGCGCGCAGCCACAGGGCCTCGGTCAGCGCTTCGGTCAGCGCCCGGGGCCGCTCGGGCGGTGCGAGGTCGGCCACCGGGCCGCCGGCCGGGCCAGTGGCCGGGCCGCCGGGCTGGACCGAGTCGCCGGCCGACGCGTGCTCGGCGGCTCGGGCCGCCCGGGCCCGCAACTCGTCGTCGGCGTAGCCGGCCAGCACCAGGGCCGCGTCCCTGATCTCGATCACCCGGCGGTGCAGCAGCACCCGAGGGCTGCGCCCGAGCGGGGCGGTCAGCACCACCTCGGGCACCGCGGCGGTGAGCGAGGCCCACAGCGGTCGCAGCCCGCGCACCGTGCGCCAGGCCCGCAGCGCATCGAGCGCGACCCCGACCGCCGGGAGCGAACTGCCCAGCAGGACGAGCGCGATGGCCAGCCACTCGATGCCGTACAGCAGCGAGGCGCTCAGGAACATCGGCTGGTCGAAGAGGGCGAGCAGCACCTGGCAGACCCGCAGCACGGAGTAGCCGAAGCCGGCCGCCGTACCCACACCCAGTACCCACAGCCCGCTGCGCAGCCAGCCGGCCCCGGCCCGCAGCGCGTACGTCCCGAAGAGCCAACTGGCCACGCCCATCGCGGACCCCAGGTAGCAGGCCACGATGAGCGCGTAGATCGCGGCCGGCACCGATCCCGGGTAGGCCTGGTAGAAGTCGGTGACCTCGCTGCTCTGCCGGATCAGCGCGAAGCTGACGACCAGTCCGAGCTGGGCCGCGAGCAGCACGACCAGCTGCGGCCTGCGCAGCCGGGGCGCCAGCTCGGGCCGGGCGGTCTCGGCCACGAAGGCGACCATCGCCGCGCAGGCGACCAGGCTGATCACATGCTTGATCGGCACCACGATGTTGTGCACACCGGCGGTCGCGTCGACCCAGGCGGTCAGGTTCGGCAGGCCCAGCGTGACCATGATCGTCACACCGGCGAAGGCGGTCCACAGCATCCGCTGGCGCGGGTTGCGGACGGCCGCCGGCAGCCGCCAGACGGTCACCAGCCAGAGCATGGCCAGCACCACCACATGGCCGATCGGCAGGGGCGCGTTGGTGGCCGCCGAGGCGGCGGACAGGTAGGGAGCGGGCAGCGGTGGGGCGGTCATGGGCAGCGCCGTCATCAGGAGGGGGGTCATCGGCAGGGGGGTCGGTGCGGGGCGGGCAGGTGCAGGGCGGGCAGGTGCGGGGCGGTCAGGCGCGGGGCGGTCGGGTCCGAGGCAGTCAGGTGCGGCGGGCCGGGTGGCCCAGGGCGTCGTTCAGGCGGGACAGGACCCCGGTGGAGGACGGCGAGGCGGCCTCGGCCCCCACCCGGGTGGCGCGCTCCAGGATCAGGGTGGCGAGCGACTCCGCGTCGGCCTCCTGGCGGCTGCCGTAGCCGTCGCGGGCCAGCAGCGAGAGCAGTCGGTCGGTGGCCAGGCCCAGCTCCAGGTCGGCGGCCCGGGCCGCGGCCTCGGCCTCGATCGCGGCGGCGGCCGCGGTGGCGATCGCACTCACGCCGTCAGCCGACAGCGCGAGCTCGGCCGACTCGGCAGGCACCACCAGGTCGGCGAGCGAGCTCGCCTCGGGGGAGACGTGGTTGAGCAGCATGTGCGAGATCTCGTGCAGCACGATCTGCGTCTTGAGGATCGGTGCCGCCCCGGCCTCGTAGAAGACCAGGTCGGCCGTGCCCAGGCTGACCCAGAGCCCGCACGGCAGGTCCGCGTCCGCGGCGTTCTCCACCGGCACCAGGTGCAGTGGCCGGCCACGCTCGCGCGCGATGGCCGCGCAGAACTCGGTGAGGTCGAAGGGGTTGGGCACGACGAGCCGATCCGCCAGCTGGGACAACTCGGACCGCGGCTGCCTGCGCCATCTCATGGCCGCCTGCCCTCTCCACTGTCGCTGCGCCGCCGCTCGATCGCCGCGGCCGCCGGCCGCTCCCGGACGATCGAGCCTGAAGCTTAGACCGGCCGGTCTCAAACGCTCGGTCGAGAGCTTAAACGTTTCGCCGAGCGGCGGTCACGTGCGGTGCTGTGCAGGTGCTGTAAGAGGGTCCGGCAGTAGGGGGCCGGGTGAAGGAGCGGCGTCCGGGCCGAGTCTGGGCGGCGCCGACGAGGGAGCCACTGCGGAGCATTGGCGACTGAGGAGAAGCCGTCCAGGCGAGAGTCCGGGCGTCGCGACGCCGGCCCCCTACTGCCGGACCCTCTTTGGGGTGCGTACGGCCTCCTGCACGGCTCGAACCAGTCCACGCGGGAAACAGTCCACGCGGGAACGAGTCCACGCGGCCCGCGAGCGCGCGGGTGGGCGGCAGTGGGTGCGGACCCGCTCAGGCCGAGCGGCTGCGCCCGCGCTTGGTGCGGCCCACCTCGGGCAGCCCTTCCACCTCCCTGACCTGGTCGACGATCGCCCGCAGCCCCTTGAGCGCACGCGGGGACAGGCCGGCCAGCCGGAAGGCGACCGCGCGAATGTCACTGTCAGCAAGCACATCGGCCAGTTCGTCCGCCGGAGCGGACGCAGGGGTGGGCGCAGGGGTGGACGCAGCAGCGGACGCCCGCCCGGGCGCCTTGCGAGACCCGGTGGCCGGGCTTGCGATAGCGCTCCCACCAGCCGGTTCGGCCGTCCCGGGGTCGGTGGCCTTCGCCTTCAGCTCGCGCACCCTGGCGTCCACCCGCTCCGCCACCGTGTCGTCCAGGAAGTAGCCGACCGGCACCCCGAAGAAGGCCGCGACGGCCTCCAGCGTCTTCACGGTCGGGTTGGTCTTGGCGCCCGTGCGGATCTGCTGGAGCGTGCCGTGCGAGACGGTCGGGCCGTCGGGCCCGGCCTGCTCACGGATCGCGTGCGCCACCTCGTGGTAGCTGAACGGGCCGCGTCCGGCCGGATGGATCTCCTGGAAGAGGTGGTCGAGTCTCTCCGCGATGGTGCGCCGGGGGTCCTTGGCCTGCTCGGGCATCGACATCGCCACTCCTGATCCCCCGGTCCGCGGGGCACGCCGCGGTTCACCCCTGTGCTCCGGCACTTGACGCTGTTCGTGTTGAAGGCCCCAGTATCCACTGAAATGGACGCCTCACACGAGCAGAACGGAAAACTCCCCGCCCCATCGTCACTTTCGGTTATCACGGTTGACAGGCCGGGGAGGGTTCAGCGTATGTTCTGCGCAGGCCGTCCAACAAAATAGACGGCACGGGGGACGGCGCGCGGTCACACGGGGGTTGACCGCGCGCCGTCAGCTTTTTCCGCACCACGCCTGGAGGGCCCGCCAAGGGCCCTCCACCGGCGGACCCTTCAAGGCGGCCAGGCGGCACCTGCGAGGATGGACGGGTGACTCAGGCAGCCGTACGCCCCCGACTGATCGCCACCGACCTCGACGGCACGTTGCTGTGCCAGGGCGGTACCGTCTCCACCCGCACGGCCACCGCGCTGACGGCGGCCGAAGAGGCCGGCCTCCAGGTGGTCTTCGTCACCGGTCGCCCGCCGCGCTGGCTGCGGCTGCTGAGCGAGCACATCGGTGCCCACGGCGTGGCGATCTGCTCCAACGGTGGCGCCGTCTTCGACGTCCGGCGCGAGCAGCTGCTGGAGACCTTCCCGCTCGCCGCCGACGACGCCCGCGCGGTGGTCGGCCGGCTGCGTGAGCGGCTGCCCGGGACGGCCTTCGCCTTCGAGTCCGCGGCCGGCCTGACCCGCGAGCCGCAGTACGAGGCGCTGATGTGGGGCGACGACAAGGCAGGGGCGGTCGCCCCGGCCGCGGAGCTGCTGGCGGACGCCACCACCGACAGCGCCGCGGGCGCGGCCGTGGGCTGCTACAAGATCCTGGCCAAGCACCCGGGGCTGGACCCCGACCACTACCTCGCCGAGGCCCGCGCGGCCATCGGCCCGCTCGCCGAGATCACCCGCTCCAGCTCGATCGCCCTGCTGGAGATCAGCGCGAGCGGCGTCACCAAGGCCAGCACGCTGGCCCGCTGGTGCGCCGAGCAGGGGATCGACCGCACCGAGGTGGTGGCCTTCGGCGACATGCCCAACGACCTGGAGATGCTCGCCTGGGCCGGCACCTCCTACGCGGTCGCCAACGCCCACCCCGAGGTGCTGGCCGCCGTGGCCCAACACACCCTGAGCAACCAGGACGACGGCGTGGCCCGGGTGATCGAAGAGCTGATCACCCGGACCACGACGGCGTTCTGACGACTCGCCACCCCTGCCGGTCGCCCCTGCCGGCTACCCCTGACGGCCAACTCGGTCAGCCGAAGCGCCCGTTGACGTAGTCCGCGGTGCGCTGATCGACCGGGTCGGTGAACAGCTGCTCGGTCGGCCCGGCTTCGA
It includes:
- a CDS encoding phosphocholine-specific phospholipase C, which codes for MSAIDRRRFIQLAGGTAALSALSTSIARAADIPAHRRTGSLQDVEHVVVLMQENRSFDHYFGTLRGVRGFGDPRPVTLPSGKPVWYQWDGSKEVLPFRPTADRLGLQFLQDLAHDWNSSHQARNQGRYDQWVPAKTATTMAYLTRADIPFHYALADAFTICDAYHCSLIGPTDPNRYYMWSGYVGNDGRGGGPVITNAEAGYSWTTYPERLEQAGVSWRIYQDVGNGLDANGGWGWIEDAYRGNYGDNSLLYFNQYRTAKPGEPLYDKARTGTNAQGGDGLFDHLRADVTGGKLPQVSWIVAPEAFTEHPNWPANYGAWYVSQVLDALTADPEVWSRTALFITYDENDGFFDHVVPPYPPAGQAQGQSTVDTTGELFTPAAGDTSAAGPYGLGQRVPMLVVSPWSKGGSVCSQTFDHTSIIQFIERRFGVHEPNISPWRRAVCGDLTSAFDFRHPDALVPGLPDTSGYLPPDDNRHPDYKPVPPADPQLPKQERGLRPARALPYNLSADGQVGGDGRLRIDFASHGNAGAHFLVTSGTRADGPWSYTVEAGRELSAHWSLPTDGQDGYDFTVHGPNGFQRRLTGHLGGPSVTVTAGQDGSSGRLRLTMTNDGNSTVRLSVTDCYGKEQPAQYRLRPGARAVHQAHTDQSHGWYDLDITADQDPAFRRRLAGHLETGAPSTSDPAIATD
- a CDS encoding MAB_1171c family putative transporter; translated protein: MTPLLMTALPMTAPPLPAPYLSAASAATNAPLPIGHVVVLAMLWLVTVWRLPAAVRNPRQRMLWTAFAGVTIMVTLGLPNLTAWVDATAGVHNIVVPIKHVISLVACAAMVAFVAETARPELAPRLRRPQLVVLLAAQLGLVVSFALIRQSSEVTDFYQAYPGSVPAAIYALIVACYLGSAMGVASWLFGTYALRAGAGWLRSGLWVLGVGTAAGFGYSVLRVCQVLLALFDQPMFLSASLLYGIEWLAIALVLLGSSLPAVGVALDALRAWRTVRGLRPLWASLTAAVPEVVLTAPLGRSPRVLLHRRVIEIRDAALVLAGYADDELRARAARAAEHASAGDSVQPGGPATGPAGGPVADLAPPERPRALTEALTEALWLRATCAQRLAGQVPAGGPAAEVAGSFADLDFETETCRVLRLAAAYHSPVADAFAHAETDIHAT
- a CDS encoding helix-turn-helix domain-containing protein, translating into MSMPEQAKDPRRTIAERLDHLFQEIHPAGRGPFSYHEVAHAIREQAGPDGPTVSHGTLQQIRTGAKTNPTVKTLEAVAAFFGVPVGYFLDDTVAERVDARVRELKAKATDPGTAEPAGGSAIASPATGSRKAPGRASAAASTPAPTPASAPADELADVLADSDIRAVAFRLAGLSPRALKGLRAIVDQVREVEGLPEVGRTKRGRSRSA
- a CDS encoding HAD family hydrolase, with protein sequence MTQAAVRPRLIATDLDGTLLCQGGTVSTRTATALTAAEEAGLQVVFVTGRPPRWLRLLSEHIGAHGVAICSNGGAVFDVRREQLLETFPLAADDARAVVGRLRERLPGTAFAFESAAGLTREPQYEALMWGDDKAGAVAPAAELLADATTDSAAGAAVGCYKILAKHPGLDPDHYLAEARAAIGPLAEITRSSSIALLEISASGVTKASTLARWCAEQGIDRTEVVAFGDMPNDLEMLAWAGTSYAVANAHPEVLAAVAQHTLSNQDDGVARVIEELITRTTTAF